The Ignavibacteria bacterium genome has a segment encoding these proteins:
- a CDS encoding helix-turn-helix domain-containing protein encodes MFGDKDEYLTLNEVMALYNKTYTQIRYAAETKRLTAIKVGWQWLFPKDKLPKDWPDAPRIAKNKGVNNT; translated from the coding sequence TTGTTCGGAGATAAAGATGAGTATCTCACGCTAAACGAAGTGATGGCATTATATAACAAAACCTACACCCAGATAAGATATGCAGCGGAGACAAAAAGGTTAACCGCTATCAAAGTTGGGTGGCAATGGCTGTTCCCCAAGGATAAACTCCCCAAGGATTGGCCTGATGCTCCTAGAATCGCTAAAAACAAGGGGGTCAATAATACATGA
- a CDS encoding DEAD/DEAH box helicase: MKYRFKRKPRPYQLAALRKALDLDGAIALWFDPGLGKTKVAIDFMAIKRMTQQLERVLIICPLSAMGIWEDEMINDMPNGINYTVVTAVGAGKEKLRHIAEATGVKNSLCALVINYDSLRNDSVHKALKKFKPSLLIVDEMHYCKNHTTKRSKGVYAIRKLVRWVIGLTGTPIPKNPLDIFGQYKILDESIFGTNFKRFKDTYAIPHYMFPSKIIAWKNLDDMAKKIHRIACRVKDEEAKQLPQLIEQDVPVYFSDKSKKVYRQMAEEMIAELENLEVVTAAIAAVKATKLQQITGGFLMRTDTFEGPNGEPKKQQVAFPVGTEKLDVFMDLVTRYIDDHKILVGCRFLWEISQIESRLKKRGVRYVTVKGGMDGDARTEARKQFQRDSLCRVIIFQVSAATAMTLTAGDIGILYSCTRKWDDYWQWLKRIHRDGQTKPVYILRLVVKGTIDYQVLKDLETKRDFTTAMVDRSKYRDMLRPKF, from the coding sequence ATGAAATATAGGTTCAAACGTAAACCAAGGCCATATCAATTGGCAGCATTAAGAAAAGCTCTAGACCTGGACGGTGCCATAGCTCTCTGGTTTGACCCTGGGCTCGGTAAGACGAAGGTAGCAATTGATTTCATGGCTATTAAGAGAATGACTCAACAATTAGAAAGAGTACTCATCATATGTCCACTATCAGCTATGGGCATATGGGAGGATGAGATGATAAATGACATGCCCAATGGCATCAACTACACCGTGGTGACAGCCGTTGGCGCAGGGAAAGAAAAATTGAGACACATAGCCGAGGCCACAGGGGTGAAGAACTCCCTGTGTGCCTTAGTTATTAACTACGATTCACTGAGAAATGACAGCGTACACAAGGCTTTGAAAAAGTTTAAGCCCAGCCTGTTGATTGTGGATGAGATGCATTATTGTAAGAATCATACCACTAAGAGGTCAAAGGGTGTATATGCTATAAGGAAGTTAGTCCGTTGGGTTATCGGGTTGACGGGTACTCCTATCCCTAAGAACCCTTTAGATATATTTGGACAGTATAAGATACTCGATGAGAGTATATTCGGGACCAATTTTAAGAGGTTTAAAGATACTTATGCAATACCTCATTATATGTTCCCAAGCAAGATAATAGCATGGAAGAACTTAGATGATATGGCTAAAAAGATACACAGGATTGCTTGTAGAGTTAAGGACGAAGAAGCTAAACAATTACCTCAGCTCATAGAGCAGGATGTTCCTGTGTACTTTTCAGATAAATCTAAAAAGGTATACCGGCAGATGGCTGAGGAAATGATAGCAGAGTTGGAAAACCTGGAAGTTGTGACAGCAGCCATAGCAGCCGTGAAGGCAACTAAACTTCAACAGATCACCGGGGGGTTCTTGATGAGGACGGATACCTTTGAGGGACCAAACGGTGAACCTAAGAAGCAGCAAGTGGCCTTCCCTGTAGGAACAGAAAAACTTGACGTATTCATGGATCTTGTCACCCGATACATTGATGACCACAAAATATTAGTTGGATGCAGGTTCCTATGGGAGATATCTCAGATTGAAAGTCGATTAAAGAAAAGAGGTGTTAGGTATGTAACCGTAAAGGGTGGTATGGATGGGGATGCCAGAACAGAGGCCAGGAAACAATTTCAAAGGGACTCTCTGTGCAGGGTAATAATCTTTCAGGTTTCAGCCGCCACCGCTATGACGCTGACCGCTGGCGATATTGGCATCCTCTACTCCTGCACGAGGAAATGGGATGACTACTGGCAATGGTTGAAACGTATCCACAGAGATGGTCAGACTAAGCCAGTTTATATATTAAGACTTGTAGTGAAGGGCACTATCGACTATCAGGTACTTAAGGACCTGGAGACTAAACGTGACTTTACAACGGCTATGGTTGATAGGTCTAAGTATCGTGACATGTTGAGACCCAAATTTTAA